The following coding sequences are from one Roseburia hominis A2-183 window:
- the flgB gene encoding flagellar basal body rod protein FlgB: protein MITTNAFDYINIMDKAADASWKRESAISNNIANADTPGYKRQDVDFESALKRELGSSKYIPLDKKVRGLNSDLSGLDVSTYTDSSNYSYRLDRNNVDVDTEQVELASEQLRYEMLTTSINEEFNRMKLVLK from the coding sequence ATGATAACTACGAATGCGTTCGACTATATTAACATCATGGATAAGGCGGCGGATGCCAGCTGGAAACGTGAGTCGGCAATTTCCAACAACATAGCAAATGCGGATACTCCGGGCTATAAGAGACAGGATGTGGATTTTGAATCTGCGCTGAAACGGGAGCTTGGCAGCTCGAAGTATATTCCGCTGGATAAGAAAGTGCGGGGACTGAACTCGGATCTTTCGGGCTTAGATGTGTCTACCTATACGGATTCCTCCAATTATTCCTATCGTCTGGACCGCAATAATGTGGATGTGGATACGGAGCAGGTGGAACTGGCATCGGAGCAGCTCCGCTATGAGATGCTGACGACATCGATCAACGAAGAATTCAATCGTATGAAATTAGTGCTTAAATAA
- a CDS encoding flagellar hook capping FlgD N-terminal domain-containing protein has product MALVQAVENGKITESTTETTTSAGNDLGYDEFLQLLCAEMQYQDPLEPTSNTEYVAQLATFSQMESMLNMQNSIESTKANDLVGKYVIVKTTSETTGETTAVAGFVDYVQYENNQKYIYVNGNRYSLDDVYQVADTEYMEAVSLAEAFKASVAKLPDADKLTLAYQTDVENLATVYNGLTSYQQSYIDSDTLATFVKLDGTMKSLVFDNALSQIPSADELTLENKEAVEALRKNYDSLTTTEKTYISKDSYDQLTALEAKIAELEKKAG; this is encoded by the coding sequence ATGGCATTAGTACAGGCCGTAGAGAACGGCAAGATTACAGAGAGTACGACAGAGACAACGACCAGTGCCGGCAATGACCTCGGATATGACGAGTTCCTGCAGCTGTTATGTGCAGAGATGCAGTATCAGGATCCGCTGGAACCGACGAGCAATACCGAGTATGTGGCACAGCTGGCAACTTTTTCACAGATGGAGTCCATGCTGAACATGCAGAACAGCATTGAGAGCACGAAGGCAAACGATCTGGTTGGAAAGTATGTCATTGTAAAGACAACATCCGAGACGACCGGCGAGACGACGGCGGTGGCAGGATTCGTGGATTATGTGCAGTACGAGAACAACCAGAAATACATTTATGTCAACGGCAACCGTTATTCACTCGACGATGTATATCAGGTGGCAGACACCGAGTACATGGAGGCGGTTTCACTGGCAGAGGCATTCAAGGCATCTGTGGCAAAGCTTCCGGATGCGGATAAGCTGACGCTGGCATATCAGACGGATGTGGAGAACCTGGCAACCGTGTACAACGGACTGACTTCTTATCAGCAGAGTTATATTGACAGCGATACGCTGGCAACGTTTGTGAAGCTGGACGGAACCATGAAGAGCCTGGTATTTGACAATGCGCTTTCGCAGATTCCATCCGCGGACGAGCTGACCCTTGAGAACAAGGAAGCAGTGGAAGCACTTCGCAAGAATTACGATTCGCTGACCACCACAGAGAAGACTTATATCAGCAAGGATTCCTACGATCAGCTGACAGCACTCGAGGCTAAGATTGCGGAGCTTGAGAAGAAAGCTGGATGA
- a CDS encoding FliH/SctL family protein, giving the protein MTRSLSNLYKQWFVQTDSTNTRIIDSNVILQQHLKQDLPQTQTPAQNVQEEEGGFSAGLVTGDPGQVIKAEPQIDYEAKAKAKAEEILAAAQQNADAILAQANEDAEEIRTSAKTQGYEEGRASAEQENEQLRVQLEESYRKKQGDLDSDYRDKREHMEQDLVDVIVTVFEKVFHIQFDDKKEILMHLIEDAILNIEDDKRFRVKVAEDNALFLENHKTEILDRVGHDIELEIVSDATVEGNDCTIETDSGVFNCSLGTQLENLIKDIRSLCS; this is encoded by the coding sequence GTGACGAGATCGTTGTCTAATCTTTATAAACAGTGGTTTGTTCAGACGGATTCCACAAACACGCGCATCATCGATTCCAATGTGATCCTGCAGCAGCACCTGAAACAGGATCTGCCGCAGACACAGACACCGGCACAGAATGTGCAGGAAGAGGAAGGCGGATTTTCAGCCGGACTTGTGACGGGTGATCCGGGTCAGGTCATCAAAGCGGAGCCGCAGATTGATTATGAGGCAAAGGCAAAGGCAAAAGCCGAGGAGATCCTTGCGGCGGCACAGCAGAATGCCGATGCGATACTGGCACAGGCAAACGAAGATGCCGAGGAGATCCGTACATCTGCAAAGACGCAGGGGTACGAGGAGGGCAGAGCTTCGGCGGAGCAGGAGAATGAGCAGCTTCGCGTGCAGCTTGAGGAGTCCTACAGGAAAAAGCAGGGAGATCTTGACAGCGATTACAGGGACAAACGCGAACATATGGAACAGGATCTGGTGGATGTCATCGTTACCGTCTTTGAAAAAGTGTTCCATATTCAGTTTGACGACAAAAAAGAGATACTGATGCATCTGATTGAAGATGCCATTTTAAATATTGAAGACGACAAGCGGTTCCGGGTGAAGGTGGCGGAGGACAATGCACTGTTTCTGGAGAATCACAAGACCGAGATCCTGGATCGTGTGGGACATGACATTGAGCTTGAGATTGTCTCGGACGCGACGGTGGAGGGAAATGACTGTACGATAGAGACCGATTCCGGCGTGTTTAACTGCAGTCTCGGTACACAGCTTGAGAATCTGATCAAAGATATCCGGTCTTTATGTTCGTAA
- the fliI gene encoding flagellar protein export ATPase FliI encodes MTHQFEKYLQLGEKTYFNRLGKVVKIVGLTIESVGPDAKLNDLCRIVIDREKDHAVMAEVVGFRDKRLLLMPFENVEGIGVGCIVENTGHPLGVLVGDGVLGHTLDGIGRPTDGGVIEGGCEYPVEADPPDPMSRKIISEVLPLGVKAVDGLITVGKGQRIGIFAGSGVGKSTLLGMFARNTKADINVIALIGERGREVREFIERDLGEEGMKRSVVVVATSDKPALIRNKAAKTATAIAEYFRDQGKDVLLMMDSLTRFSMAQREIGLASGEPPVTRGYPPSVYSEMPKLLERAGTSDKGSITGLYTVLVDGDDFNEPITDTARSILDGHIVLSRKLGHKNHYPAIDILQSISRVMSAIATSEHKELAGRLKNVLATYNEAEDLINIGAYKSGSNREIDYAVQKINAVNQFLCQRTDEKFLFDEEIDLLKKLFED; translated from the coding sequence ATGACACATCAATTTGAAAAATATTTACAACTTGGAGAAAAGACCTACTTCAACCGCCTTGGAAAGGTTGTAAAGATTGTCGGACTTACGATTGAATCTGTCGGACCGGATGCAAAGTTAAACGATCTCTGCAGAATTGTCATTGACAGAGAGAAAGACCACGCGGTGATGGCGGAGGTAGTCGGATTCAGGGATAAGAGACTTTTGCTGATGCCGTTTGAAAATGTGGAAGGCATCGGGGTAGGATGTATCGTTGAGAATACCGGACATCCGCTTGGGGTGCTTGTCGGGGACGGCGTTCTGGGACACACACTGGACGGTATCGGAAGACCGACCGACGGCGGAGTCATTGAGGGCGGATGCGAATATCCGGTCGAGGCGGATCCGCCGGATCCGATGAGCCGTAAGATTATCTCGGAGGTGCTTCCGCTTGGCGTAAAGGCGGTAGACGGGCTGATTACCGTGGGAAAAGGACAGCGTATCGGAATCTTTGCGGGTTCCGGTGTCGGAAAGAGCACCCTGCTCGGTATGTTCGCCCGCAATACAAAAGCGGACATTAATGTCATTGCCCTGATCGGAGAGCGTGGCCGTGAGGTGCGCGAGTTTATCGAGAGGGATCTCGGGGAAGAGGGAATGAAGCGTTCCGTCGTCGTGGTGGCGACTTCCGATAAGCCGGCACTGATCCGTAACAAGGCTGCGAAGACGGCGACCGCAATCGCCGAATATTTCAGGGATCAGGGAAAAGATGTACTGCTGATGATGGACTCTTTGACCCGATTCTCCATGGCACAGCGTGAGATCGGCCTCGCGTCCGGAGAACCGCCTGTAACAAGGGGATATCCGCCGAGTGTATACTCGGAGATGCCGAAGCTTCTGGAACGTGCCGGTACTTCGGACAAGGGTTCCATCACAGGACTTTACACCGTTCTAGTAGACGGTGATGATTTTAATGAGCCGATTACCGATACAGCCCGAAGCATTTTGGACGGACACATCGTGCTTTCCAGAAAACTGGGACACAAGAATCATTACCCGGCGATTGATATTTTACAGAGTATTTCCCGTGTTATGAGCGCCATAGCGACCAGCGAGCACAAGGAGCTTGCCGGACGTTTAAAGAATGTACTGGCTACTTATAACGAAGCGGAGGATCTGATCAACATCGGAGCTTACAAGAGCGGTTCCAACCGTGAGATTGACTATGCGGTTCAGAAGATCAACGCAGTGAATCAGTTCCTGTGCCAGAGGACAGATGAAAAGTTCCTGTTTGACGAGGAAATCGATTTATTGAAGAAACTATTTGAAGATTAA
- a CDS encoding flagellar M-ring protein FliF C-terminal domain-containing protein has protein sequence MNFDAYRETERQYSAPDGQTNGMIDEQSNYESNSVGGAAATPGTDSNDDTSYVIEDNNYTESTITDTTTKYQNNEKVTDRTAATGTINYDTSSIAIVVKNYVIYDEDTLRTSGALDNMTFDEYIAANSDPVKTTVDQDNYTMIANATGFPEANISIIAYDEPIFQYSSGGRTLSDYLQIILAVLILLLLGYVVFRSTRKEKQAEMEEELSVESLLESTKENQEPLEDIGYNEKSETRLLIEKFVEEKPEAAASLLRNWLNEEWE, from the coding sequence ATGAATTTTGACGCATACCGCGAGACGGAGCGACAGTATTCGGCACCAGACGGTCAGACAAACGGTATGATCGATGAGCAGAGCAATTATGAGTCGAACAGTGTCGGCGGCGCAGCTGCCACACCGGGCACAGATTCCAATGACGATACATCCTATGTGATTGAGGATAACAATTATACCGAGTCCACGATCACCGATACCACGACAAAGTATCAGAACAATGAAAAAGTGACGGACCGCACGGCGGCGACCGGAACGATCAATTACGATACTTCCTCCATTGCGATCGTGGTAAAAAATTATGTGATCTATGATGAGGACACACTCAGGACATCCGGTGCGCTGGATAACATGACATTTGACGAGTATATTGCGGCAAACAGTGACCCGGTCAAGACGACGGTGGATCAGGATAATTACACGATGATCGCCAACGCAACGGGGTTTCCTGAGGCAAACATCAGCATCATCGCTTATGACGAGCCGATTTTCCAGTATTCTTCCGGTGGAAGAACCCTGTCGGATTATCTGCAGATCATACTTGCGGTACTGATTCTTCTCCTGCTTGGTTATGTGGTATTCCGCAGCACCAGAAAGGAGAAACAGGCAGAGATGGAGGAGGAACTTTCCGTGGAAAGCCTGCTGGAATCCACAAAAGAGAACCAGGAGCCGCTTGAGGACATCGGCTACAATGAGAAGTCCGAGACGCGTTTACTGATCGAAAAATTCGTAGAAGAAAAACCGGAGGCGGCTGCATCGTTACTGCGCAACTGGCTCAACGAGGAGTGGGAGTAA
- the codY gene encoding GTP-sensing pleiotropic transcriptional regulator CodY: protein MSVQLLDKTRKINKLLHNNSSSKVVFNDICDVLKDILASNILVISKKGKVLGTGVCPGVDEIQELIVDEVGGFIDPLLNERLLGILSTKENVNLETLGFVDHVKEYTAIITPIDIAGERLGTLFVYREDRQYDIDDIILSEYGTTVVGLEMMRSVNEENAEETRKVQIVKSAISTLSFSELEAIIHIFDEMDGKEGILVASKIADRVGITRSVIVNALRKFESAGVIESRSSGMKGTYIKVLNDVVFDELDKIKKQNQKK, encoded by the coding sequence ATGAGTGTTCAATTGTTGGACAAAACCAGAAAAATCAATAAGCTGTTGCACAATAACAGCTCTTCAAAGGTCGTGTTTAATGATATCTGCGATGTGTTGAAGGATATTCTTGCATCCAATATTCTGGTCATCAGCAAAAAGGGAAAGGTTCTTGGAACGGGCGTGTGTCCCGGAGTGGATGAGATCCAGGAATTGATCGTGGACGAGGTGGGAGGTTTCATCGACCCGCTGCTAAACGAACGTCTGCTCGGAATCCTCTCTACCAAGGAGAATGTCAATCTTGAGACGTTAGGTTTCGTAGATCACGTGAAGGAATACACTGCGATCATCACGCCGATTGATATTGCGGGTGAGCGGCTTGGCACGCTGTTTGTCTACAGAGAAGACAGACAGTACGATATTGACGATATCATTTTGAGCGAATACGGGACAACCGTGGTCGGTCTGGAAATGATGCGCTCCGTGAATGAGGAGAATGCGGAGGAGACAAGAAAGGTTCAGATTGTCAAATCTGCAATCAGCACGTTGTCATTTTCGGAATTGGAAGCGATCATTCATATTTTTGATGAGATGGACGGCAAGGAGGGAATCCTTGTAGCAAGCAAGATTGCCGACCGCGTGGGTATCACACGATCCGTCATTGTGAATGCACTGCGCAAGTTCGAGAGTGCAGGCGTGATTGAGTCGCGCTCTTCCGGCATGAAGGGAACCTACATCAAAGTATTGAACGACGTTGTATTCGACGAACTCGACAAGATCAAAAAGCAGAATCAGAAAAAATAA
- a CDS encoding TIGR02530 family flagellar biosynthesis protein gives MNKITNQFASIEQVTDRYLNRKSTETAAQENSVSFEDILRQKQTTAESQELRFSKHAQGRLNDRHINLSDEQNERLESGVLKASEKGIRESLVILDSLAFIVNVPSKTVVTAMDQSESESNIFTNIDGAVIV, from the coding sequence ATGAATAAGATTACGAACCAATTTGCTTCCATCGAACAGGTAACTGACCGGTATCTGAATCGCAAAAGCACAGAGACTGCGGCGCAGGAAAACAGTGTTTCTTTCGAGGATATATTAAGACAGAAACAGACGACCGCAGAAAGTCAGGAACTTCGGTTTTCCAAACATGCACAGGGACGTTTGAATGACAGACACATCAATCTGTCGGACGAGCAGAACGAGAGACTGGAATCCGGTGTTTTGAAGGCAAGCGAAAAGGGAATACGGGAATCACTCGTGATTCTGGATTCACTGGCGTTTATTGTGAATGTTCCGAGCAAGACGGTGGTCACAGCCATGGATCAGAGTGAGTCAGAGAGTAATATTTTTACAAATATTGACGGTGCCGTGATTGTATAA
- the fliJ gene encoding flagellar export protein FliJ, with protein sequence MAKFTYRMQNILDIKIKLENQAKIAYATASRQLAEEQEKLREILMRRAGYERKSKELVNGTLDIQEIRECKRAIDVMKSLQRAQMMKVHAAEKTLEMARIELNRVMVERKTHEKLRERAFEEFKQEIAQAESKEIDELVSYNYHEG encoded by the coding sequence ATGGCAAAGTTTACATACCGGATGCAGAACATTCTTGACATCAAGATCAAGCTGGAGAATCAGGCAAAAATTGCATATGCGACGGCGAGCAGACAGCTTGCGGAAGAGCAGGAGAAGCTTCGAGAGATCCTGATGCGCAGGGCCGGCTACGAGAGAAAATCAAAAGAACTGGTCAACGGAACGCTGGATATCCAGGAGATCCGGGAATGCAAGCGTGCGATCGATGTGATGAAGAGTCTGCAGAGAGCACAGATGATGAAGGTGCACGCCGCGGAAAAGACGCTGGAGATGGCGCGAATCGAACTGAACCGGGTGATGGTGGAGCGAAAGACGCATGAGAAGCTCAGGGAGCGTGCGTTTGAAGAATTTAAGCAGGAAATCGCCCAGGCAGAGAGCAAGGAAATAGACGAGCTTGTTAGCTACAATTACCATGAAGGATAG
- a CDS encoding MotE family protein, which produces MAEEEKDEVLDKKAAKAQEKAARAEAKAQKKADRKKAKELNDDLDMDDETSTGGKIAVFFVTLIIILIWLAIIVLLIKCDVGGFGSSVLAPVLKDVPYVNKILPDSATEEVSTEDDAYGYTSIDDAVARIKELEKELADAQNTSSANAEYIAQLESQSAELAQYKQNEADFEAEKQKFYQEVVFSDSAPDIEEYKQYYESIDPADAEIIYRQVVEQTAANDEMDDYVKAYSSMKPKEAAAIFDTMTDNLQLVADILDSMDAQSRANILGKMDAATAAKVTAIMEPVE; this is translated from the coding sequence ATGGCAGAAGAAGAGAAAGACGAAGTATTAGATAAAAAGGCAGCAAAGGCACAGGAGAAGGCTGCACGTGCAGAAGCGAAGGCACAGAAGAAAGCGGACCGGAAAAAGGCAAAAGAGTTAAATGATGATCTGGATATGGATGACGAGACATCGACTGGCGGCAAGATTGCCGTGTTCTTTGTTACCCTGATCATTATTTTAATCTGGCTTGCCATCATCGTCCTGTTGATCAAGTGCGATGTCGGCGGTTTCGGATCATCCGTTCTGGCGCCGGTGTTAAAGGATGTTCCTTATGTGAACAAAATCCTGCCGGACAGCGCGACTGAGGAAGTGTCAACGGAGGATGACGCTTACGGCTATACTTCCATTGACGATGCGGTTGCCAGAATCAAGGAACTGGAGAAAGAACTTGCGGATGCACAGAATACGTCCAGCGCAAATGCGGAATATATCGCACAGCTTGAGAGCCAGTCCGCAGAACTGGCACAGTACAAGCAGAACGAGGCGGATTTTGAGGCTGAGAAGCAAAAGTTCTATCAGGAGGTTGTGTTTTCAGATTCAGCACCCGATATAGAGGAATATAAGCAGTATTATGAGAGCATTGATCCTGCGGATGCGGAGATCATTTACCGTCAGGTTGTAGAACAGACGGCAGCCAACGACGAGATGGATGATTATGTGAAAGCGTACTCTTCCATGAAGCCAAAAGAGGCGGCTGCAATTTTTGATACCATGACAGATAATCTGCAGCTGGTGGCAGATATCTTAGACAGCATGGACGCACAATCGAGAGCGAATATTCTGGGCAAAATGGACGCGGCTACTGCAGCAAAGGTGACCGCGATCATGGAACCTGTAGAATAG
- the fliE gene encoding flagellar hook-basal body complex protein FliE, protein MDISLLTNATSPDYMSAVTQKTLLSVDTDESFDSVLSSAINMLNETNDLQNDSQSAKIQFALGEADNPHDMQIAAAKAYEALQYTVAVRDKMLDAYKEIMNMQI, encoded by the coding sequence ATGGATATCAGTTTATTGACGAATGCCACTTCACCGGATTACATGAGTGCGGTAACACAGAAGACACTGTTGTCTGTGGACACCGATGAGAGCTTTGACTCGGTGTTGTCTTCGGCGATCAATATGCTCAACGAGACGAATGATCTGCAGAATGATTCGCAGTCGGCAAAGATCCAGTTCGCGCTGGGCGAGGCGGACAATCCTCACGATATGCAGATTGCGGCAGCCAAGGCGTATGAGGCGCTGCAGTACACAGTTGCAGTGAGAGATAAGATGCTCGATGCATACAAAGAGATCATGAACATGCAGATTTAA
- a CDS encoding flagellar hook-length control protein FliK yields MGDNNVASIGKMLMQTQSGQSVTGVDGADIGTTFRKMVDQMTQIPGSSVSTGSQTAQNMQQLTPHSPEQNYDRYQYQKNKMPEQSTKDWTAGSQVSEKLESFEESVRDVIKDELQVTDEQITEAMETLGLTVADLMNPQQLAALAAELTGTEDMSALLCNEAFMNVMQSVGTLTEDLLQQLGVTAEELTQLLEDAGQTDMDADLMQTVQTADAGETDVTDAQKVYADTADGIRDTAEQPQMAAQAAETETRTEEAKDITPEETDTQAKSANAGAEEETAADAAAGSDKEQAQTGSNSNSGQQNSASQAHVGVDVHTGPTLTETVAMQGANSAGEYAAQVDIADVVRQIVTYTRVNYTANQETTMEMQLNPEHLGKIYLEITSKDGTVSAHLTAQNEVVKEALESQIADLKQNMNQAGVKVDAVEVTVGGHEFERNLEQNAKQEEQQAEEREKAANATRHINLNELDGLSGLMTEEETLVAKMMAEQGNSVDFTA; encoded by the coding sequence ATGGGAGACAATAATGTTGCAAGCATTGGGAAAATGCTGATGCAGACGCAGAGTGGACAGAGTGTCACAGGCGTTGATGGCGCGGATATCGGCACCACATTCCGGAAGATGGTCGATCAGATGACACAGATCCCGGGAAGCAGCGTAAGTACAGGATCTCAGACAGCGCAGAATATGCAGCAGCTTACACCGCACAGTCCGGAGCAGAATTATGACCGTTACCAGTATCAGAAGAATAAGATGCCGGAGCAAAGCACGAAGGACTGGACAGCCGGCAGTCAGGTATCGGAGAAGCTGGAAAGCTTTGAGGAGAGTGTGAGAGACGTCATTAAGGATGAACTTCAGGTGACGGACGAGCAGATCACAGAAGCAATGGAGACATTGGGACTGACCGTGGCCGATCTGATGAATCCGCAGCAGCTTGCAGCTCTGGCAGCAGAATTAACCGGAACCGAAGACATGAGCGCACTTCTCTGTAATGAAGCGTTTATGAACGTGATGCAGTCGGTGGGAACACTGACCGAAGATCTCTTGCAGCAGCTGGGAGTCACGGCTGAGGAATTGACGCAGCTTTTGGAGGATGCCGGACAGACGGACATGGATGCAGATCTGATGCAGACAGTCCAGACAGCGGATGCTGGTGAAACAGATGTCACAGATGCGCAGAAGGTTTACGCTGATACGGCGGATGGAATCCGTGATACGGCAGAACAGCCGCAGATGGCTGCCCAGGCAGCAGAGACAGAGACCAGAACAGAAGAAGCAAAAGACATCACTCCGGAAGAGACTGATACGCAGGCAAAGTCAGCAAATGCAGGCGCAGAGGAAGAGACAGCTGCCGATGCAGCTGCAGGGTCGGATAAGGAACAGGCACAGACCGGATCAAATTCCAATTCCGGACAGCAGAATTCTGCGTCGCAGGCACATGTGGGCGTGGATGTACATACCGGCCCGACGCTGACAGAGACCGTGGCAATGCAGGGCGCCAATAGTGCGGGAGAATATGCCGCACAGGTGGACATCGCAGATGTCGTGCGTCAGATCGTGACTTATACGAGAGTAAATTACACGGCGAATCAGGAAACGACGATGGAGATGCAGCTGAATCCGGAGCACCTGGGCAAGATTTATCTGGAGATTACGTCAAAAGACGGAACGGTTTCCGCACATCTGACCGCACAGAATGAAGTGGTCAAGGAAGCACTGGAAAGTCAGATCGCAGATTTGAAGCAGAACATGAACCAGGCTGGCGTAAAGGTGGATGCCGTGGAGGTAACCGTCGGCGGACATGAATTCGAGAGGAATCTGGAGCAGAATGCAAAACAGGAAGAACAGCAGGCAGAGGAACGGGAAAAGGCAGCCAATGCGACCAGACACATCAACCTGAATGAACTGGACGGACTGTCCGGGCTGATGACGGAAGAGGAGACTCTGGTGGCGAAGATGATGGCAGAACAGGGCAATTCCGTTGACTTTACCGCATAA
- the flgC gene encoding flagellar basal body rod protein FlgC has protein sequence MGLFQSFDISASGMTAERFRIDTIAENIANVNTTRTEDGEPYRRKIVTFAEKDLTPFSKYYQSSRARAVGNGVKVTSVKEDTETDFTMEYDPSHPDADENGYVRYPNVNTVTEMTNLIDASRAYEANTTAFNASKSMIQAALKIGQ, from the coding sequence ATGGGATTATTTCAGTCTTTTGACATCAGTGCGAGCGGTATGACGGCAGAGCGCTTCCGCATCGACACCATCGCGGAGAATATTGCCAATGTCAATACAACGCGTACGGAGGACGGTGAACCGTACCGCCGCAAGATTGTGACGTTTGCGGAAAAGGATCTGACTCCGTTCAGCAAATATTATCAGTCATCCAGAGCGCGGGCTGTAGGCAACGGCGTGAAGGTTACCTCCGTCAAGGAAGATACAGAGACCGATTTTACAATGGAGTATGATCCGTCCCATCCGGATGCGGATGAGAACGGCTATGTGCGTTATCCGAATGTGAATACGGTGACAGAGATGACGAACCTGATTGACGCGTCCCGTGCATATGAGGCGAACACGACGGCGTTTAATGCCAGCAAGAGCATGATTCAGGCGGCACTTAAGATCGGTCAGTAA
- the fliG gene encoding flagellar motor switch protein FliG: protein MAKNEEFTGLQKAAILLITLGPERSADIFKHLKEDEIEELTLEIANTRSISPQVKEDVLNEFYQICLAQQYIAEGGIGYAKELLDKALGADKAQEVISKLTASLQVRPFEFVRKTDPSQLLNFIQDEHPQTIAMILSYLTAPQASMVLGALPPEKQADVAKRIAMMDRTSPDVIKEVERVLERKLSSLVNQDYTIVGGVDAIVSILNAVDRSTEKHIMESLEIEEPELADEIRKKMFVFEDILLLDDRAIQRVLRDVDNADLGVALKAANEEVQNVIFKNLSKRLAAMIKEDMEFMGPVRMKDVEEAQQKIVSVIRKLEDAGEIVISRGGGDEIVV, encoded by the coding sequence ATGGCAAAAAACGAGGAATTTACAGGACTGCAAAAAGCTGCAATTCTTCTGATTACACTGGGACCGGAGCGGTCAGCAGATATCTTTAAGCATCTTAAGGAGGACGAGATCGAGGAACTTACCCTTGAGATCGCAAATACCAGAAGTATTTCACCGCAGGTCAAGGAGGATGTCTTAAACGAGTTCTATCAGATCTGTCTGGCTCAGCAGTATATTGCGGAGGGCGGTATCGGTTATGCGAAGGAACTGCTCGACAAGGCGCTTGGCGCGGACAAGGCACAGGAGGTTATCTCCAAGCTGACAGCATCCCTTCAGGTGCGTCCGTTCGAGTTTGTGCGCAAGACAGATCCAAGCCAGCTGCTGAACTTCATTCAGGACGAACATCCGCAGACCATTGCCATGATTCTGTCCTATCTGACAGCACCGCAGGCGTCGATGGTTCTGGGGGCGCTGCCGCCGGAAAAACAGGCGGATGTCGCAAAACGTATCGCGATGATGGATCGTACATCGCCGGATGTTATCAAGGAAGTGGAGCGGGTACTTGAGAGAAAGCTTTCTTCCCTGGTCAACCAGGATTACACAATCGTCGGCGGCGTGGACGCTATTGTCAGCATCTTAAATGCAGTCGACCGTTCGACCGAGAAACATATCATGGAGTCTCTCGAGATCGAAGAGCCGGAGCTTGCAGACGAGATCCGCAAGAAGATGTTCGTATTCGAGGATATTCTGCTGCTTGATGACCGTGCAATCCAGCGTGTACTGCGAGATGTGGATAATGCAGACCTTGGCGTTGCCTTGAAGGCGGCGAACGAGGAAGTACAGAATGTTATATTTAAGAACCTCTCCAAACGTCTTGCTGCGATGATCAAGGAAGATATGGAGTTTATGGGACCTGTGCGAATGAAGGATGTTGAGGAGGCTCAGCAGAAGATCGTAAGCGTCATTCGTAAACTCGAGGATGCAGGCGAGATTGTAATCTCAAGAGGCGGAGGTGACGAGATCGTTGTCTAA